One stretch of Podospora pseudoanserina strain CBS 124.78 chromosome 4, whole genome shotgun sequence DNA includes these proteins:
- a CDS encoding hypothetical protein (EggNog:ENOG503P59E) produces MEQRQSQLAGKVTKTLPKSRHAQTSVSHQNGGLFRPEELGSESKDPYDLSEDSQDDHEELGLRRPAKKARLSYVDLPAHLSAQNYPKNASVAVAYPTPKPTSELANASSTVNLWSFSTTDDVDAANPGSLAATVSKLDQFIDETYLQQCHPATPGATLQTDVNGVLPSARHTMSLCSLPDSTRTWGHSENGNKQEDGPANHNGPQRNQETQELPYADCNMFDPRGVAVNLMSFSNMPKVEGEDESYSVASLDEEDLVKLADSIDRPSRQSPPTSVLRDMSSISSVGTYDPDLKRSSHGKPAEGPEEDEDLMDSDIDWSPIVDQLASQARSHSVDPPKSQPVPEILSTHSQKPELAPSHQLVVRPFNRPPFPSTLRDKSPVCGLSNNTVSRTCFRLGHLIAENVRNSSQDRDVVYELYARVNYSHRNRPSATQIPLFNVIKHDNSSRTQHFLFMDLWKDLKPHVWGVLENWRPDGVLDKLSSIFLSAGPPPSQFSQQNEVERERKLCRCICRISKAPKGASQAGGRNKINNPEIGGWSMKVLWIEEVGWDTIEKMKSIICQE; encoded by the exons ATGGAGCAACGGCAGTCTCAGCTGGCTGGGAAGGTCACCAAAAC GCTACCGAAGTCAAGACATGCCCAGACTTCGGTCTCGCACCAGAACGGAGGCCTGTTTCGCCCAGAAGAGTTGGGTTCGGAATCGAAGGACCCCTACGACCTGTCCGAAGACTCTCAAGATGATCACGAAGAGCTCGGGCTCCGGCGGCCCGCGAAGAAAGCACGGCTAAGCTATGTTGATCTCCCTGCCCATTTGTCTGCACAGAATTACCCAAAGAATGCCtccgtcgccgtcgcctATCCGACGCCTAAGCCAACGAGTGAGCTAGCCAATGCCTCATCCACCGTCAACTTGTGGTCCTTTTCGACCACAGACGATGTGGATGCCGCAAACCCCGGGTCGTTGGCAGCGACGGTCTCCAAGTTGGACCAGTTCATCGATGAGACCTACCTTCAACAATGTCATCCCGCAACACCTGGGGCAACTCTCCAAACAGACGTCAATGGTGTGCTTCCTAGCGCAAGGCACACTATGAGTTTGTGTTCTCTTCCAGACTCAACTCGAACATGGGGACATAGCGAGAATGGCAACAAACAGGAGGATGGTCCTGCCAACCACAACGGGCCCCAACGCAACCAGGAAACCCAGGAACTACCCTACGCAGATTGCAACATGTTTGACCCTCGAGGTGTCGCTGTCAATCTTATGTCTTTTTCCAACATGCCGAAAGTTGAGGGCGAAGACGAAAGCTACTCGGTGGCGTCGCTCGATGAAGAGGATTTGGTGAAGTTGGCAGACTCGATCGACCGACCATCACGccaatcaccaccgaccAGCGTGCTACGAGATATGAGCAGCATCTCGTCTGTGGGGACGTACGATCCGGACCTTAAAAGGTCTTCTCACGGCAAGCCTGCAGAGGGGccagaagaggatgaggacctCATGGACTCAGATATTGATTGGAGCCCGATCGTGGACCAACTAGCCTCACAAGCCAGGTCCCATTCCGTTGACCCGCCTAAATCTCAGCCAGTACCTGAAATTTTGTCAACTCATTCGCAGAAACCTGAGTTGGCTCCATCTCACCAGCTTGTGGTTCGGCCATTCAATCGACCGCCCTTCCCATCGACACTTCGGGACAAATCTCCCGTGTGCGGACTCTCAAATAACACCGTTTCACGCACTTGCTTCCGCCTCGGGCATCTCATCGCGGAGAACGTTCGGAATTCATCCCAAGACCGAGATGTCGTGTACGAGCTCTACGCGCGAGTGAACTACTCACACCGAAACCGACCCTCTGCCACTCAGATTCCACTCTTCAATGTCATCAAACATGACAACTCGTCTCGAACGCAGCACTTTCTGTTCATGGACCTGTGGAAAGATTTGAAGCCCCATGTCTGGGGTGTGTTGGAGAATTGGAGGCCCGACGGGGTTCTTGATAAACTGAGTAGCATCTTCCTTTCGGCTGGGCCACCTCCGTCGCAATTCTCGCAACAAAATGAGGTCGAGCGTGAGAGAAAGCTGTGCCGGTGTATCTGCCGCATCTCTAAAGCGCCCAAGGGGGCGTCTCAGGCTGGTGGGCGGAACAAGATCAACAATCCTGAAATCGGAGGTTGGTCTATGAAGGTGTTGTGGATAGAAGAGGTTGGGTGGGATACTATtgagaagatgaagagcaTTATTTGTCAGGAGTGA
- a CDS encoding hypothetical protein (COG:U; BUSCO:EOG09262YQG; EggNog:ENOG503NVR2) — MFSQKKPYTAVTVTIEHLTSEAIPENDLSGIPELVEVINLQDSGPSEAARAIRKKLKYGNLHRQLRALTLLDGLIQNAGPRFQRSFADEALLERLRFCGKAQLSDPEVRKKCTELFRSWAVQYKGVRGLEQIATLHNELPKRKQVVTQERSKVIKETSNPFGDDDDELRSPPAAGPSQSGPRHGLETRSAGTVQSFSHTSKDDKKKKDKKGKRRQPFNLEAEKEQMKAHIAEASIASINLTNTLQTINREKERISENQAAVQRFEACKSLRRKILRYIHYVESEEWLGSLLYANDTLVTALMTFEQLDRSIDADSDSDDELAEQAHLYRMATEKAKGKEPGSPSRPRSPVAGMASLNITSPARPSAPPRPSAPKPSIQRRVEPSDDEDSEEEEDDNPFADRNAVLKAE; from the exons atgTTCTCCCAAAAGAAACCCTACACGGCtgtcaccgtcaccatcgAACATTTGACGAGTGAGGCGATACCGGAAAATGATCTCAGTGGAATCCCAGAACTCGTCGaagtcatcaacctccagGATTCAGGTCCTTCAGAAGCCGCACGCGCCATCAGAAAGAAGCTCAAGTACGGAAATCTCCACCGGCAACTCCGCGCCCTCACCCTACTGGACGGTCTCATTCAGAATGCCGGCCCCCGCTTCCAGCGAAGCTTTGCTGACGAGGCTCTGCTTGAGCGTTTGCGGTTTTGCGGTAAGGCTCAGCTGTCTGACCcggaggtgaggaagaagtGTACAGAGCTCTTCCGCAGCTGGGCCGTCCAATACAAGGGCGTCCGCGGACTGGAACAGATTGCTACTCTTCACAACGAGCTTCCTAAGAGAAAGCAGGTAGTGACTCAGGAGAGGTCCAAGGTGATCAAGGAAACATCAAACCcctttggggatgatgacgatgaactCAGAAGCCCACCGGCGGCAGGTCCATCCCAGTCTGGACCTCGCCATGGCCTTGAAACAAGGTCAGCCGGTACCGTTCAATCTTTTAGCCATACTTCCAAGgacgacaagaaaaagaaggataAGAAGGGCAAGAGACGCCAGCCGTTCAATCTCGAGGCTGAAAAGGAGCAGATGAAGGCCCATATCGCCGAAGCCTCCATTGCCTCGATCAATCTTACCAACACACTGCAGACCATCAACCGAGAAAAGGAGCGCATCTCGGAAAATCAGGCGGCGGTGCAGCGGTTTGAGGCTTGTAAGAGTCTTCGCAGGAAGATTCTGCGTTAT ATCCATTATGTGGAATCCGAGGAATGGCTCGGCAGCCTTCTATACGCAAACGACACGCTCGTCACGGCACTCATGACGTTTGAGCAGCTTGACCGCTCCATTGATGCGGACAGTGATTCTGACGATGAACTTGCCGAGCAAGCGCACCTGTACCGAA TGGCGACAGAAAAGGCAAAAGGCAAAGAGCCAGGTTCGCCATCGAGGCCCAGATCTCCAGTTGCCGGTATGGCTAGTCTCAACATTACGTCTCCTGCTCGACCATCAGCTCCACCACGGCCATCCGCACCCAAACCGTCTATTCAACGCCGCGTTGAGCCGTCCGATGATGAAGACtcggaggaagaggaagatgacaaCCCGTTTGCTGACCGGAATGCCGTCCTTAAGGCGGAGTGA
- a CDS encoding hypothetical protein (COG:S; EggNog:ENOG503NWGX), whose translation MIPHHPKPGTSTTHSTQAVTSPPRPSRVVPKPIPPQQTLDTRTYQINQLKRRYPSHKETSLPGGTGTSLSFNLVPSDPDFPFDLPQLECDLHIPSKYPKSPAKLHVKNSDIPRGFAINIEKGWDKLVEERKGGGGTLLSLVNGLDKRLEGLLSEEKAETVKLTIFKDTRHLDRQRVEEEEEEESKTEPVVVPPVRRAYIPLETFTQAQIAEAKARRAQEVRQLEARMGRLQHYHRSSDGIIYTLPLDPKKRAELPGELKGVMSVQLVVPLLYPLQNLRVLLNDVEGGKEGEELAEGVEELFSRKAGELVKKEGSEQGEKMGLVAMVNWLAQRIHLLVREVEVEVREAEHAASVERVGQVDRGHLHVIPRPPEWGFGDDGTESSNYDSEDEDDEGGAELGKDSEEMGGSPLPTRTIEKGTAMLFPSIELHGIELLQVSVLSLNVKCDRCKTLNEVTGLKNNLDKASSCKKCATAFTVGYRQELVHMNSTRAGFIDATGCTVADLLPSTFVPTCGKCSHPSLGLVSVRGETTTNICRECHARFAFKIPDVKFLDYAPGMHTRLPPTSGPRRKTEKLGLHAGEPLPEKGSCQHYKKSYRWFRFSCCSKVYPCDKCHDAAEEHINEWANRMICGWCSREQNYSVESCAFCGRSVIGKRGSGYWEGGKGTRDKRLMRRGDKRKYRRVGGGETRKD comes from the exons ATGataccccaccaccccaaacccGGCACCAGCACAACCCACAGCACCCAAGCAgtaacctcccccccacgCCCCTCCCGCGTCGTCCCAAAACCCAttccccctcaacaaacccTCGACACTCGAACCTACCAAATCAACCAGCTCAAACGCCGCTACCCCTCCCACAAGGAAACCTCGTTGCCaggcggcaccggcacctccCTCAGCTTCAACCTCGTCCCGTCAGACCCCGACTTCCCCTTTGACCTCCCCCAGCTGGAATGCGACCTCCACATTCCTTCTAAATACCCCAAGTCACCCGCCAAATTACACGTCAAAAACTCTGATATCCCCCGAGGCTTCGCGATTAACATCGAAAAGGGATGGGACAAGCTGGTTGAGGAACggaaggggggaggcgggacGCTGTTGAGTCTGGTAAATGGGCTTGACAAGAGATTAGAGGGGTTGCtgagcgaggagaaggccgagacGGTGAAATTGACGATTTTTAAAGACACCAGACACCTGGATCGGCAGcgagtggaggaggaggaggaggaggagtcaAAAACTGAACCGGTTGTTGTGCCTCCTGTTAGGAGAGCTTACATCCCCTTGGAGACCTTCACGCAAGCCCAGATTGCAGAGGCGAAAGCCCGGCGCGCGCAGGAAGTTAGACAGCTCGAGGCAAGAATGGGGCGGTTACAGCATTATCACCGGTCGAGTGATGGGATTATTTACACGTTGCCTCTTGATCCGAAGAAGAGGGCCGAGTTACCgggggagttgaagggggtCATGTCGGTGCAGTTGGTTGTGCCGTTGTTGTATCCGTTGCAGAATTTGAGGGTGCTGCTGAatgatgttgagggagggaaggaaggggaggagctggcggagggggtggaggagttgtttAGTAGGAAGGCGGGGGAGttggtcaagaaggaggggagtgaacagggggagaagatggggttggtggcgatggtgaaTTGGTTGGCGCAGAGGATTCATTTGTTGGttagggaggtg gaggttgaggttaGGGAGGCGGAGCATGCTGCTAGTGTTGAGAGGGTTGGGCAGGTGGATAGGGGGCATTTGCATGTTATTCCCAGGCCGCCGGAgtgggggtttggagatgatgggacaGAATCTTCTAACTACGActctgaggatgaggatgatgagggtggtgctgagCTTGGGAAGGATAGCGAGGAAATGGGGGGGTCGCCACTGCCTACTCGGACGATTGAGAAGGGGACAGCGATGTTATTCCCTTCGATTGAACTGCATGGGATTGAGCTGCTTCAGGTGTCGGTTCTGAGCCTCAATGTCAAGTGCGATCGTTGCAAGACGCTGAACGAAGTCACGGGGCTGAAGAATAACCTGGATAAGGCGAGCAGCTGCAAAAAGTGTGCCACTGCTTTTACTGTTGGGTATCGGCAAGAGCTGGTGCACATGAACTCCACAAGGGCGGGCTTCATTGATGCTACTGGGTGTACAGTTGCCGATTTGTTACCAAG CACCTTTGTCCCAACATGCGGCAAAtgctcccacccctctctcgGCCTCGTCTCCGTCCGCGGCGAGACAACGACCAACATCTGCCGGGAATGCCACGCCCGCTTCGCCTTCAAGATCCCCGACGTCAAATTCCTCGACTACGCCCCCGGCATGCACACTAGGCTACCGCCTACCTCTGGTCCTCGCCGCAAGACAGAAAAACTGGGTCTTCACGCTGGTGAACCTCTCCCGGAAAAGGGGTCCTGCCAGCACTACAAGAAGAGCTACAGATGGTTCCGGTTTTCGTGCTGCTCAAAGGTGTATCCGTGTGACAAGTGCCACGATGCGGCTGAGGAGCACATCAATGAGTGGGCGAACAGGATGATTTGCGGGTGGTGTTCACGGGAGCAGAATTACAGTGTGGAGAGTTGTGCGTTTTGCGGAAGGAGCGtgattgggaagaggggcagTGGGtattgggagggggggaaggggacgAGGGAtaagaggttgatgaggaggggggataagAGAAAGTATAGacgggtgggagggggggagacgAGGAAGGATTGA